In Patagioenas fasciata isolate bPatFas1 chromosome 2, bPatFas1.hap1, whole genome shotgun sequence, a single window of DNA contains:
- the FOXH1 gene encoding forkhead box protein H1, giving the protein MSPPPPPGSVSASGSVRASRGGSRGRPQRYRRHPKPPYSYLALIALVIRAAPGRRLKLAQIIQAISRLFPFFGGGYQGWKDSIRHNLSSNPCFAKVLKDPAKPKAKGNYWTVDVSRIPPEALKLQNTAVARGGAAAFARDLAPFILRGHPYPPRAPPEPPDPPSPSPPGPPTHRRSFSIESLLRDFPEGGDPTNKSPAPGDPPAGGVWGSAPLLHLPAPPWVPPPPSQSGGSATPSADPPPTWGQLPTSYSTTVAPNAVAPPSGPPFLALRWGVMPPGPPPPPRPDPEPEGGPQAMPPNKSIFDVWLSHPGDIVHPALHG; this is encoded by the exons ATGTCGCCACCGCCGCCCCCGGGGTCGGTTTCGGCCTCGGGGTCGGTCCGGGCTTCCCGGGGGGGTTCCCGGGGCCGCCCCCAGCGGTACCGCCGGCACCCCAAGCCCCCCTACTCCTACCTGGCGCTCATCGCCCTCGTTATCCGCGCCGCCCCCGGCCGCCGCCTCAAACTCGCCCAG ATCATCCAGGCCATCAGCCGCCTCTTCCCGTTCTTCGGGGGGGGCTACCAGGGCTGGAAGGACTCGATCCGCCACAACCTCTCCTCCAACCCCTGCTTCGCcaag gTGCTGAAGGACCCGGCCAAGCCCAAGGCCAAGGGCAACTACTGGACGGTGGACGTGAGCCGCATCCCCCCCGAGGCGCTCAAGCTGCAGAACACGGCGGTggcgcgggggggggcggccGCCTTCGCACGGGACCTGGCCCCCTTCATCCTGCGGGGACACCCCtaccccccccgcgcccccccggagccccccgaccccccatctccatcccccccaggaccccccacccaCCGCCGCAGCTTCTCCATCGAGTCCCTACTCAGGGATTTCCCGGAGGGGGGGGACCCCACGAACAAGTCACCAgcgcctggggacccccccgcagGCGGCGTGTGGGGGTCTGCGCCCCTCCTGCACCTCCCGGCACCcccttgggtcccccccccgCCATCCCAATCGGGGGGGTCTGCTACCCCCAGTGCTGACCCCCCCCCAACCTGGGGTCAGCTCCCCACCTCCTACAGCACCACCGTGGCCCCCAATGCTGTGGCCCCCCCCAGTGGTCCCCCCTTTCTCGCCCTGCGCTGGGGGGTGATgccccccggccccccgcccccccccaggcCCGATCCTGAGCCGGAGGGGGGGCCACAGGCCATGCCCCCCAATAAAAGCATCTTCGACGTGTGGCTGAGCCACCCCGGGGACATCGTGCACCCCGCGCTGCACGGTTGA
- the TMEM276 gene encoding transmembrane protein 276, translated as MSPPIAPPLPMSPPIAPPPSRLRPLPAHPTALGPAPRDAPAPASLWLRPEAGSAGPMGAAGRAVSQALLGAVCLFCAHRARQVTPGPAAGFLLQALGAASDALEPLWPSGTAGGDGDTADPLPGSWVSAMLAQPLVAFGFHRRSGDSATANLLLGVTVTLAPAAARLPPEGRLLAARAVTVLVTGAIVTLAALTGNMAAALGGLLLLAGNLLPGTHVVAPGDTRLRGHPGVVAPEDTMPGGHPGVVAQDTLPRGHVVAPGDMRTQGQAGVVAPGDTMPGGHPGVVALGDTLLWGHPCVLAAANLLLLRALRAPLPRDGDNDGDNGDTEQAVKLAAGDGYGLVSTGPYWPVLVALVRTGRTGSYWSPRGAPPPPGSSPPQATPPRAPLSHWSTLSDVTKPRPSISPGRGGGADGAGVEVCDSRPGGGGRGACVGRDL; from the exons atgtccccgcccATCGCTCCGCCCCTTCCCATGTCCCCGCCAATCGCTCCTCCCCCTTCCCGTCTCCGCCCACTCCCCGCCCATCCCACCGCTCTTGGCCCCGCCCCGCGCGACGCTCCAGCCCCCGCGTCTCTGTGGCTGCGCCCGGAGGCCGGAAGTGCCG GACCCATGGGTGCCGCCGGCCGGGCCGTGTCCCAGGCGCTGCTCGGGGCCGTGTGCCTGTTCTGTGCCCACCGGGCCCGCCAG gtgacccccggcccggccgccgggtTCCTGCTGCAGGCGCTGGGGGCGGCGAGTGACGCCCTGGAGCCCCTTTGGCCCTCGGGGACAGCgggaggtgacggtgacaccgcCGACCCCCTCCCCGGCTCCTGGGTCTCGGCCATGCTGGCCCAACCCCTGGTGGCCTTCGGCTTCCACCGGCGCAGCGGTGACAGCGCCAccgccaacctgctgctgggggTGACGGTGACACTGGCCCCCGCCGCCGCGCGCCTGCCACCCGAGGGCCGGCTGCTGGCCGCCCGCGCTGTCACCGTCCTCGTCACCGGTGCCATTGTCACCCTGGCCGCGCTGACGGGCAACATGGCCGCTGCGCTTGGTGGCCTCCTGCTCCTCGCTGGGAACCTGCTGCCGGGGACACACGTGGTGGCACCTGGGGACACGCGGCTGCGGGGACACCCGGGGGTGGTGGCACCTGAGGACACAATGCCAGGGGGACACCCGGGGGTGGTGGCACAGGACACGCTGCCCAGGGGACACGTGGTGGCACCTGGGGACATGCGGACGCAGGGACAGGCGGGGGTggtggcacctggggacacaatgcCAGGGGGACACCCGGGGGTGGTGGCACTTGGGGACACGCTGCTGTGGGGACACCCATGCGTGCTGGCGGccgccaacctgctgctgctgcgggcgctgcgggcgccgctccccagggACGGTGACAAtgacggggacaatggggacacagagcAGGCAGTAAAGCTGGCGGCTGGTGACGGTTATGGCCTC GTcagtactggtccgtactggccCGTACTGGTCgcactggtccgtactggtcgcACCGGCTCTTACTGGTCGCCCCGGGGAGCGCCCCCGCCCCCCGGGAGCTCCCCGCCACAGGCCACTCCCCCTCGGGCTCCCCTCTCCCATTGGTCCACTCTCAGTGACGTCACCAAACCCCGCCCCTCCATCTCccccggccggggcgggggggcggatGGCGCTGGCGTTGAAGTTTGCGACTCCAGGCCCGGCGGGGGGGGGCGTGGCGCCTGCGTCGGGCGTGACCTCTGA